From the Lathyrus oleraceus cultivar Zhongwan6 chromosome 4, CAAS_Psat_ZW6_1.0, whole genome shotgun sequence genome, one window contains:
- the LOC127073430 gene encoding uncharacterized protein LOC127073430, whose product MAPPKLNEYERKRLENIRRNNEMMAALKVHSKATALSNHSKIVAKSYTVKLEKKPKIETPIVIRRSLRTRGIPPDSKGLDLDANSDSNTSTHNSPNKVEKFVQTLGPISMKDAYKGTDDSDRSFIESLVSMSNKGLLEEELEGPAKKKKTECSFELESLSLDPENIARVVPGRITQVRFFPSKDVNMIAAGNKFGDIGFWNVGESEIFLYHPHAAPISGILFQQHCLSKIYTSCYDGFIRLMDAEKEIFDMVYNSSDNACIYALSQPKNDANCLYLSEGKGGLAVLDNRIGKCSSHWDLHGARINTIDFNPQSSHIVATSSSDGTACTWDLRCIGGRKHTALRTFAHKRSVQSAYFSPSGSSLATTSMDDTVRIYSGVNLEDETSVYHFNQTGRWLSTFRAIWGWDNSYLFVGNMNRGVDIVSTVQKATVKTLESPHISAIPCRFDAHSFEVGMLAGATSGGQIYVWTSS is encoded by the exons ATGGCGCCTCCAAAGCTTAACGAGTACGAACGCAAGCGACTTGAAAATATTCGTCGCAACAATGAAATGATGGCTGCACTCAAAGTTCATTCCAAAGCCACCGCACTCTCCAACCATTCCAA AATTGTTGCCAAATCTTACACTGTAAAATTGGAGAAAAAACCCAAAATTGAAACCCCAATTGTTATCAGACGCTCACTTCGAACGAGAGGTATTCCACCCGATTCCAAAGGGTTAGATTTAGACGCTAATTCAGATTCCAATACTTCCACTCACAATTCCCCCAATAAAGTTGAGAAATTTGTTCAAACTTTGGGTCCTATTTCCATGAAGGATGCTTATAAAGGTACTGATGATTCTGATCGTTCTTTCATTGAATCGCTTGTTAGTATGTCAAATAAGGGATTATTGGAAGAAGAACTCGAAGGGCCTGCAAAAAAGAAGAAAACTGAGTGTTCCTTTGAGTTGGAATCTTTATCTCTGGATCCTGAAAATATAGCACGTGTTGTTCCTGGAAGGATAACTCAAGTACGATTTTTCCCTTCCAAGGATGTTAATATGATTGCAGCGGGTAACAAATTTGGGGATATTGGGTTTTGGAATGTGGGAGAAAGTGAGATTTTTTTGTACCATCCACACGCGGCTCCCATTTCTGGGATTTTGTTCCAACAACACTGCTTGTCAAAG ATATACACAAGTTGTTATGATGGGTTTATTCGATTGATGGATGCTGAGAAGGAAATTTTTGATATGGTTTACAATAGTAGTGATAATGCATGTATATATGCTCTATCACAACCAAAGAATGATGCAAACTGTTTATATTTGTCTGAGGGTAAAGGGGGTCTGGCAGTATTGGACAACAGGATAGGAAAATGTTCATCCCACTGGGATTTACATggagctagaattaatacaatAGATTTCAACCCTCAAAGTTCTCATATTGTAGCTACCAGTTCCTCTGATGGAACTGCATGTACTTGGGATTTGAGATGTATTGGAGGGCGTAAGCACACAGCCTTGAGGACATTTGCTCACAAAAGATCTGTGCAATCAGCGTATTTTTCTCCTTCTGGAAGCAGCCTTGCCACTACAAG CATGGACGACACAGTTCGTATATACAGTGGAGTGAACTTGGAGGACGAGACTTCTGTTTATCATTTCAATCAGACTGGAAGATGGCTTTCGACTTTCAG AGCAATATGGGGCTGGGACAATTCATATCTCTTCGTTGGGAACATGAATAGAGGAGTTGACATTGTCTCAACAGTTCAAAAGGCAACAGTAAAGACTCTAGAGAGCCCACACATTTCTGCAATTCCATGTAGATTTGATGCACACTCTTTCGAGGTTGGGATGCTAGCAGGAGCTACAAGCGGAGGCCAGATCTATGTTTGGACATCAAGCTAA